From the Thomasclavelia ramosa DSM 1402 genome, the window ACTTTTTTCTTTAATCTGCCTTAATCAAGTTGTATAAAGCATGACAATAAATTTCTGTTGCTTTCAATAACGAATCGATTTTGATATTTTCATTATTACCATGAATTAAATTATCTTCACCCAAAAATTCAGCTCCAAAAGCAACACAGTTTGGCATTGACTTAGCATAAGTCCCGCCACCAATTGCTTGAGGTTTGTTAACTGTATCTCCAGTTACACTAACATAAGCTTCATGCAAATTAGTAATTAACTTAGAATTAGGATCGATATATAGAGCCTTGCCCAAATCATGAGTTTCTCTGAATTCATAGTTTGCACAAGCATGTTTAAATTTTGTAACCATTGCATCAAAATCCATGTCATGAGGGCAACGTAAGTCGAGAACGATTTTAACTTCTTCTTTATAATAAGATATAACTCCTAAATTAAGAGTAAGAGGACCCATTAAACCGGTATGGTCAATTCCTAATTTTTTACCATGACAGTCATCTAAATATTCAAGAACAAAATCAACAACTTTGTTATCAACGACAGTTGCTAAATATTTGCATAAATATACAACAGCATTAATGCCCTCTTCAGGAGTACTTGCGTGTGCTGATTTCCCTTTAAGAATTAATTTAGTATGATTTCCTTCCTCTTCAATATCCCCAGTTAAATTATTAGTATTTAGGAATTTCTTATAAGATTCAGTATATTGTTTGTAATTCCCTTCAATTACTGCTTCGCAAGTTTCTGGAACAATATTTGGACGACTTCCTGCACATAAATAGATTAATCCACCTTTTTCAACATGTCCTGTGATTTCAAAACCACAACCTGCTTTTTCACCATAAACAACAGGAAAAGCAGCATCAGGAGTAAATCCCATTTTAGGATAAGGCATCTTTGTGAAATAATATTTTACACAATTACTACCTAATTCTTCATTGCATCCAAAGATAACCCTAGTTTTCATTTTTGTAGGAATATTTAAAGAATTAATGATCTTTGCAGCATAATAACCAGCCATTAATGGTCCTTTATCATCTGCGACTCCACGTCCGTAAAGCTTTCCTTCTTTAGTAATAACTTCAAATGGATCACTATCCCATCCAACCTTGTTTACAGGAACTACATCAAGATGGCCCAAAATTCCAAAAGTTTCATCACCAGTTCCAATATCAATATGTCCAGCATGTCCATCAACATCCTGCACTTCAAAGCCATCACGTCGACCAATTTCTAACATTGCATCTAAAGCTCGGCGATTGGCTGCGCCATAGGGAGCAAACTCAGCAACGGTACTATCATCTTGAGTTGAAGGGATGGCACATAACATTTTTATATCATCAATCATTTGATCTTTTATTTTTAAAACTTCCGCTTTAAAATCAATCATATTATCACCTCGTCATCAATTATAACACTATTAGTTATAATATTTAAACAATTTTAGTAATAATAGTGTTATGATATATATAATAATCGGAGGTATGACATGAATAATGTAAGATTTCACATAACAGTCAAAGGAATTGTCGTATTAAATAACCAGATTCTTTTAATGAAACGAATTCGACCATCAAGTGATGGTCTTGGTTATTGGGAGTTACCAGGTGGTGGGTTGGAATATGGTGAAACACCTAATCAAGCATTAATCAGAGAATTACAAGAGGAAACCGGATTAGATATTATCATAATCAAACCAGCTTATACTTTCACTAAAATTAGAAAAGATTATCAAACCGTAGGAATCGGATATTTGTGTATTCCCAAGAATGATCATGTCCGTTTATCGCATGAGCATAGTGATTATCGCTTTGTGAGTATACAAGAGGCAAAAGAACTGTTAAATCCAGAAATTTATAATGATATAATTTTTACAATTGAAGAATATTATCAGAACGTTCATGATATCCAGTGATAATATTTTAAATTTGATTATAGTCATCCAAAATAACGGTCTTGAAATTCAAGACTTTTTCTTTTATCAGTTGATATTTTATTTATTTGAAGTAAAATAAGGTAGTTGAAAACAAATAGAATTAAGGAGTTATTATGAACGAAGAAATTATTGCAATAGCATCAAAAGAATTAGAAATAACTAAAAAACAAATCAATGCTGTTTTATCATTATTAGAACAGGGAAATACTGTGCCTTTTATTGCTCGTTATCGTAAAGAAGCAACAGGAGGGTTAGATGAAGATCAAATCAGAAATATTGATAAATATTATCAATATCAAGTTAGTTTATTAAAACGAAAAGAAGATGTAATTCGTTTAATTGAAGAAAAAGGGATGTTAACAGATCAACTAAGGGCTGATATTTTAAAAGCAACAAAGTTAAATGAAGTAGAAGACCTTTATCGTCCTTATAAAGAAAAAAGAAAAACAAAGGCTACTGAGGCTAAAGCTAAAGGTTTAGAACCATTAAGTAAGTGGATTTTATCACTGCCAAGGGGAGAACTTAAAGAAGAAGCAAAAAAATATTTAAATGATAAAGTTGAGACTGTAGAAGAAGCAATTCAGGGAGCTTTAGATATTATTGCAGAAGTAATTAGTGATGATATTAAATATCGTAAATTTGTTAAAGATATAATATATAAATCTGGTACGATTGAAACAAAAGTAAAAAAGAAGAATCCTGATGAAAATAAAGTATATGAAATGTACTATGATTATCACGAACGAGTTAATCGAATTGTATCACACCGTATTTTAGCGATTAATCGTGCCGAAAATGAAAAAGTTATTACTGTTAATATTGTTTTAGATAAAGAATTTTTAATTCAATATATTAATCGTGGAGTGACTAGAAATCGTAATAGCAGTGTTAATGAATATTTATTGAAAGCTGTAGAAGACAGTTTAAATCGTTTATTATTGCCATCGATTGAACGCGAAGTGCGCAATGAATTAACTGAAAAAGCCAGCGAGCAGGCCTTAAAAGTATTTTCAATCAATTTAGAAAAGTTATTAATGCAGGCACCTTTAAAAGATAAAATGGTTTTGGGTCTGGATCCTGCTTATCGGACAGGATGTAAATTAGCTGTTGTTGATCAGACCGGAAAAGTATTGAAGATTGATAAAGTATTTATTACTATTCCAAAAGATAATTATGATAAAGAAAAAAGAATTTTATTAAATTTGATTAAAAAATATAAAATTGAAATTATTGCGATTGGTAATGGTACTGCAAGTCGTGAAAGTGAAGCTTTTATTTCTCAATTAATCAAAGATAATAATTTAGATGTTGATTATGCAATTATTTCTGAAGCTGGAGCATCAGTATATTCAGCAAGTAAATTAGCTAAAGAGGAGTTTCCAGATTATCAGGTAGAAGAAAGATCAGCGGTTTCAATTGCACGACGTCTTCAAGATCCATTAGCAGAATTAGTAAAGATTGAGCCAAAAGCAATTAGTGTCGGACAATATCAACATGATATTGCTCAAAAACAATTAGAAGAACAATTAGATTTTGTTGTTGAAAAAGCGGTAAATAATGTTGGAGTTGATATCAATACTGCTTCAGTATCATTATTACAATATGTTGCTGGGTTAAATAGCGGAGTGGCCAAAAATATTATTAAATATCGTGATGAAAATGGTAAATTTACAAATCGTAAAGAAATTATGAATGTTAGTAAATTAGGTGCAAAAACATATCAGCAGGCAATCGGATTTTTGCGAATTCCTGGAGCTAATGATCCATTTGATGCAACAGCAATTCATCCGGAAAACTATCAACAAGCAAAAAAATTACTTAAATTAATAGATGCTGATGCTAGTTTATTAGGAACAAATGAAATTGCTGATAAATTATCAAATATTAACAAAGAGGAAGTAATGAATGAACTAAATATCGACAATTATACGTTAGATGATATTATTGATAGTTTTATAAAGCCAAATCGCTCACCCCGTGATGCATATGCAACACCATTATTAAAGAAAGATATTTTAAAAATTGAAGATTTAAAACCCGGTATGCAACTAGAAGGAACAGTTAGGAATGTTGTTGATTTTGGAGCTTTTGTCGATATTGGGTTAAAAAATGATGGATTAGTCCATATTTCGAAGATTTCTCATGAAAGAATTAAGCATCCTTTGGATAAACTAAGTATAGGTGATATTGTTGAAGTCTATGTCATTGATGTAGATGTCAACAAACATCGTGTTGGATTAAGTATGATTAAATAAAGGATGAGTTGATGAAAAAGTTTCTAGTTGGAATAGTTATTATAATAATTGCCAGTATTGGCTTTAATTTAAAACCTGATAAAAGAGATCAAGCTGTTGTGGTTCAAGAAGAGCCTGTAGTTAAAAAAGAAGAAGTTATTA encodes:
- the pepV gene encoding dipeptidase PepV, whose translation is MIDFKAEVLKIKDQMIDDIKMLCAIPSTQDDSTVAEFAPYGAANRRALDAMLEIGRRDGFEVQDVDGHAGHIDIGTGDETFGILGHLDVVPVNKVGWDSDPFEVITKEGKLYGRGVADDKGPLMAGYYAAKIINSLNIPTKMKTRVIFGCNEELGSNCVKYYFTKMPYPKMGFTPDAAFPVVYGEKAGCGFEITGHVEKGGLIYLCAGSRPNIVPETCEAVIEGNYKQYTESYKKFLNTNNLTGDIEEEGNHTKLILKGKSAHASTPEEGINAVVYLCKYLATVVDNKVVDFVLEYLDDCHGKKLGIDHTGLMGPLTLNLGVISYYKEEVKIVLDLRCPHDMDFDAMVTKFKHACANYEFRETHDLGKALYIDPNSKLITNLHEAYVSVTGDTVNKPQAIGGGTYAKSMPNCVAFGAEFLGEDNLIHGNNENIKIDSLLKATEIYCHALYNLIKAD
- a CDS encoding NUDIX hydrolase, with the protein product MNNVRFHITVKGIVVLNNQILLMKRIRPSSDGLGYWELPGGGLEYGETPNQALIRELQEETGLDIIIIKPAYTFTKIRKDYQTVGIGYLCIPKNDHVRLSHEHSDYRFVSIQEAKELLNPEIYNDIIFTIEEYYQNVHDIQ
- a CDS encoding Tex family protein is translated as MNEEIIAIASKELEITKKQINAVLSLLEQGNTVPFIARYRKEATGGLDEDQIRNIDKYYQYQVSLLKRKEDVIRLIEEKGMLTDQLRADILKATKLNEVEDLYRPYKEKRKTKATEAKAKGLEPLSKWILSLPRGELKEEAKKYLNDKVETVEEAIQGALDIIAEVISDDIKYRKFVKDIIYKSGTIETKVKKKNPDENKVYEMYYDYHERVNRIVSHRILAINRAENEKVITVNIVLDKEFLIQYINRGVTRNRNSSVNEYLLKAVEDSLNRLLLPSIEREVRNELTEKASEQALKVFSINLEKLLMQAPLKDKMVLGLDPAYRTGCKLAVVDQTGKVLKIDKVFITIPKDNYDKEKRILLNLIKKYKIEIIAIGNGTASRESEAFISQLIKDNNLDVDYAIISEAGASVYSASKLAKEEFPDYQVEERSAVSIARRLQDPLAELVKIEPKAISVGQYQHDIAQKQLEEQLDFVVEKAVNNVGVDINTASVSLLQYVAGLNSGVAKNIIKYRDENGKFTNRKEIMNVSKLGAKTYQQAIGFLRIPGANDPFDATAIHPENYQQAKKLLKLIDADASLLGTNEIADKLSNINKEEVMNELNIDNYTLDDIIDSFIKPNRSPRDAYATPLLKKDILKIEDLKPGMQLEGTVRNVVDFGAFVDIGLKNDGLVHISKISHERIKHPLDKLSIGDIVEVYVIDVDVNKHRVGLSMIK